The window TGCGCAGCACGGCGTCCAGATCCAGCTGCGCCGTGATGGCCCGCGTGATCTCCAGGAGGTAATCCCGCTGCCGCACCCGAAAATCGGTCAGCATCCCGCACCCCGATCTCCACAACCTGCCTCCTTGATTATAATGAAAACGATCCGTTCAGCCCGGCACCCGCGCGGGAAAAAAGCCCCTCCCCGGGCGGATCCTCCACACCTGGGGACGATCCTTTGGCATCGCATAGCGAACTTTCGTGTCTCAAACCCAAGGTCAGCAGACGCGTGCCCTTGACAACAGCCTCCAAAGCCCATAAGAAAGAGAACAACCTTCAGGAGGCTGCCATGGCTACCTTGATCGCCATCCGGCTCCCCGGCTCGCCTGCGGCCCGTCGCGGACTGCCCCTCCTCTTGCTGGGCCTGCTCTTCGCCTGCACCCCCGGCGCCTCCCCCCTCTCCCCCTCCCCCCTCCGCTGCACCAGCGACCGCCGCCTCTGCCTCGCCCTGGAAGGAACCCCCCGGGTCGGACAACCCTTCACCCTCACCCTCTACCTGGTCTACAGCAATCTCCCCCAGGAACCCCCCGTCACCCTCACCCTCATCGCCCCCTCCTCCCTGGAACTCATCGCCCTCGAAACCCAACGACCCTACCAGACCCAGTCCAACCTCCCCGTCCCCCTCGTGGACCCCGCCGAGCTCTCCTTCGAAGGCCACGGCGCCTTCACCGCCACCGGAACCCTCATCACCGTGGATCTGGGCCACGCGCCCGCCGGAAAGATCCGACACCCCCTCTTCGGCAACCAGGAAACCGCCGGAGAAACCATGCGCCTGGTGGCCCGCGTGAAGGAGGCCGGCGAATGGCAGCTGCGCAGCATCCTCCGCCTCCCCGTGGAGGAACACTTCCTGGACGGACGAACCGAACTCCACACCTATACCTCCTGGCTCGACCTGCTGGGCTGGAGCACCCCCTCCCAGGCCTACTGGACCGACTACGAAACCGCCCGAATGCGCATGGTGGAATTGGAGGGACAGTGTGCCGGCACCTTCCACTGCACCCTCCGCTTCCCCTATGATCCCTATCGCTATCTCATCGGCGCTCCCGCCGAGGCTCCCGGCCGCCCGCTACGGGAGCGCCCCACCACCTTTTGCGATGCCTTCGATCGCCCCGGCATCTGCGCCGATTACGGCCTGCTGGAGCATAAAGACACACCCATCGAGCCGGAGGAGATGCCGATGCCCACCCCCTCCTCCCCTCAACCCGCCACCTCCTCCCAGCGGCTCGACCTCTCAGGGAGAATCCATTACCTGGATCCCCATACCGGTTCTCTCTAGCCCGCCCGTGGCGTGCGGGTGGAACTCTGGAACGAGCCTGAACCTCAGCCCGGCCCTTGCCGCTGGTTGCCCAAGCCCACCCCCAGACCGACTCCTGTTCCGCCGCCTACGCCCCATCCCCCTATTGCTTGCATCCACATGCGGCTTGGCATCACTTACACGCGCGATGATGGCTTCTATTCCTTCAGCGTCTCCACCGCTTTCCCCCTCCGCATCGTCCTGCGTGTTTACGCCCAGGACGACCAGCGCGTGACCATCCAACACCCCACCCGGGGACGTTATTTCCATGAGACCGAACCCATCGAGTTGAACCCCGGAACGCATATTCTGAATGTCACAATCCAGAGGGAGAGTTTGCGCACTGCCTTTTTCATCTATGACACGCTGACCCGCCTGGGCTGGGAGGGCCTGCAACGGGAGGTGGGCTGGTCTCCCCCCGAGCGCCTGAATGTCTACTGGCCCGGCCCATGCGTGTTCGGGCAAATCGGCGGCTCCTGCTATTTCTACAACGGCATCCGGCTCACCGAACCCGATGGCCGGAGCCCGGACGCCATCCTCCACGAGTTCGGCCACTTCGTCCTCAGCCGATTCCACGGAGATAACCCTATCATCCTCGCCTGCGCCCCCACCTTCGAGCACGCTTTCCCTCAGCACACCAGCCTCCATTGCGCCTGGAGCGAAGGCTGGGCCTCCTTCCTGGCCGCCGCCCTCCTCGGAAAGCCCCGTTACCAGGGATGGGATCTGGAAGATCCGCTCGCGCACTCCGACTTTCCCCGCATCGATCCGGTGGATCCCCACGCCACCAACGCCGATAACGAGTGGGCGACGGCCGCCGCCCTCTGGGACCTCTTCGACCACCTCCCCGAGCCCTGGGACCCCCACGCCGACGGCTGGGATGGCCCCGCCCGCAACGGCATCTGGACCCTCTCCACCCAGCGCGGCTTCAATCTGGATTTCGGCATCGAGGAGTTCTGGCTGAAATGGGTGGAGCGACGCCCCGATCGCCTCGGCGAAGCCGCCTGCCCGATGTATCGCCTCCAGATCCTCCTCGCAGCTGACCCCTCCGTCTCCCCTATCCCCTACGGCCTCTGCCCCCCCGGCTGGTCCGCCGCCTTCTTCCAGGACCAGGACGATGGCCGGTGGACGCTTAACGGCCCCATCACCTGGCCCACCTTCACCGCCCTCGTTACCCAAACCACCTGGCCCGCCATCGCCTTCAACACCCACTCGGCCCCCAACCAGCCCGTCCCCGGCCTCCAGGGCACCTTCTGGAGCGCCCGCTTCTCCGGCTGGCTCCTGGTCCCCCAACCCGCATCCCTTCGCTTCTTCTTCGACCGCCTCGACGACGGCGGCCGCCTCCTCCTCAACGACACCCGGGTCTTCGAGTCCTGGATCGTCCACGGCCCCCGGGACGAGACCGTGGAGCCGTTCCTCCCCGCCGGGCTGATCCCCATCACCGTGGAATACGCCCAGGGGCCGGCTTATGAAGCCAGCCTCTTCCTGAACTGGGAAGGGCCAGGGTGGGCGAAGGAGCTCCTGGGCCCCATCCGCCTCCTCGGGGCCGACATCGCGCCCACCCCCACACCAGCCGGGTGGGATCGGATCTTGCCCCTCGGCCCGGACCGGCGCACCCCTCCCCCACGGCCCACCGGCACCCCCTCCCCATGAGGAGGGGCGCCCCACGCGATACGCGCGATACGTAACAAAACATATGGGACATATGGGGCCAGCGCTCGGGGCGCTGGCCCCATTCGAAGTGGTGCACGCCTTCGCGCTCCACCTCCGGGCGCGTGGGGATCCATCCCCTCCTTCTGCCACAACTCGGGGGTCTTTGACGAAATCCCGGGAACCCCCATAGAATTAATGACTGGCGTGCATGAGGAATTCCCTGGCGGAGGTGCATCCTTGCCGAACACGCGTTCAGCCCTCAAGGAGCTGCGGAAAGCGGAGCGCCGGCGGCAGCGCAACCGGGCCATCCGCACCCGGGTGCGGACGTTCGTGAAATACGCGCGTCAGGCCATCGCCCAGGCCAACCTGGAGGCCGCGCAGAAGGCGATCCGGGAGGCCTATCGGGAGCTGGACCGGGCGGCCCGCAAGGGGGTGATCCATCGCAACACCGCGGCCCGCCTGAAGTCCCGGCTGATGCAACAGTTCAACCAGACCTTCGGCGGCGCTGCTCAGGCGGCCGCATAAGGGCTCATCGAAGAGAGAAGCGGGGCGAAGCAGAAGCGCAGGCCGCCTGCTTCGCCCCGCCGGCATGCCGGGCGCACGCTCGCCGGGGGAGCCGGAACCCTTGCAAAAACGCTCGCTTCCCATCCCCCCGGCCGGGAGGGGAAACGATATGGATCGCTTCTCCGGCGAAGAAGGGCTCAGCCTTCCCCAATGGCCGCTCGCCCCTGATCCGTGATCCCATACACCGGGTTCGCCAGGCTCTGACGCACCAGCCCGCGGGCGGCAAGCCCCTCCAGGATCTGGATGACCTCCTTGGGGTTCATCGTCAGATCGCGCGCGATGGTATACGGGCTGTGATACCCTCGATGGTCCCGCAGATAGGCCAGGATCTTCCGCTCCGCATCGTTCAGAGTCGTCACCGCCATCGCCCACCTCCTTTTCCGGAGCCAGGCCCTTCGCTGATCCCAGCGCATGATCGATAAAGAGGGCAACAGATCCCCCGCAGCCCACCGGATCCCTTCACGGGATCAGACCTATCCCATATTTATTGTAGATTGTAACATTCCGGGCGCTGTATTTCGACCGGAGGGCGTGGAAGCGCGGGGAACTCAGAGGATCTCGGGGGCCGGGATCCCCAGGAGCCGGAGGGCGTTGGCCAGGGTCTGGCGGGCAGCGGCCACCAGCGCCAGACGGCCTTCCCGGATGGGGGAAGGGGCGGTCAGGACCGGGCAGTCCCGATAGAATTCGTTAAACGCCCGGGCGAGATCGAAGACATAGTTGGCGATCAGAAGGGGCTTGTAGCGCTCCGCCGCTGCTTGAACTAAATCCGGGAACGCGGCGATGGCCTCGATCAGGGCCACCTCCTGGGGCTCCAGGGTCTCAAAGATGTGATCCCCATCGAGGGTCACGGGGGCTTCCGCCTTCTCCAGGATCCGGCACGCCCGGGCGTGGGCATACTGGAGATACGGCCCCGTTTGCCCTTCCAGGTTGAGGGCCGCATCCCAGTCGAAGACGATGACCTTGTTGTTGTCCACGCTGAGCATGCTGTATTTCATCACCCCCAGGGCGACGGCGCGGGCGATCTCCGCCTTTCGCTCCGGCGGCAACTCCGGGTTCTTCTCCTCCACGATCTGTCGCGCCCGCTCCCGGGCCTCCGCCGCGAAATCCTCATAGAGCACCACCGTCCCCGCGCGGGAGGACATCTTCCCGCCGGGCAGGGTGACCATCTCATAGGCCAGATGATAGCACTTGCTTGCCTGAGGGAAGCCCCACAGCTCCAGGATCTTGAAGATCTGCTTGAAATAAAGGGACTGGCGGACGTCGACCACGTAGATGGAGCGATCGATGCGATATTGCTCGAACTTGCGCTTGGCCAGAGCGAGGTCTTTGGTGGAATAGAGCGTGGTGCCATCGCTGCGCAGGATCACCAGGGTGCGATACTCCTCTTTCCCTTCCTGTCCCAGGAGCCGGTCGATCTCCACCACCACCGGGCCGTGGGGGCGCAGATCGGTGGCGATGCCACGGGCGATCAGCTCCTCCACGATGCGCTTGCCCTCCTCCTCAACCTCGCTCTCGAAGAACCAGACGTCGAAGGTGATCCCCAGCTCCTCATAGATCCGCTGGAACTCCTCCAGGCTCCACTCTCGGGTCCGCCGCCACAGCTCGATGAGCTCTGGATCCCGGGCCTCCCAGCGAGCGTAGAGGGCCCGCAGCTCTTTCTCGTAATTCCACTCTTCGGGACGATGGCCGATCTCCCGATAGCGGGCCTGGAGCCACGCCACCGCCTGCCGGTCCGCCTCGCCGCCCTTCCCCCGCCGGACCCGGGCCTTCTCCTCCAGCTCGCTCAACCACCGACCCATCGCCTCCCAGAGGGACCACAGCCAGTCCTTATCCGCCACGGCGTCGAGGTCCGGCAGCTCCCCCATCGCCATCGCCCGGATGAGAACCGCTGCGTCCTTCTGGCCGACGGGGCCGGAGGCGGCATGGGCCGCCATGGCCTCGGAGAGGCGAGTCAGCAGGAAATCCCGCACCCAGGGCGTGACGCCTTCCTCCCGGAAAGCCGTCAACAGAAAGCGCACCACCTCCCGACGGTAGGCGTCGGCCTCCTCCAGGCGGGCCTCGGCCTCCGCATAGACCTGGCCCAGCCAGGCGCCCCGCCGCTCCGCCGGCTCCTCCCCCCGGTGAAAACGCAGATAGCCCCACAGGCACTTGATCACATGGGCGCCGATGTCCCCCGGATAGGTCGCCCGGATCACCTCGAAGCCGGCGAAATCCAGGATGCGGGAGAGCGCATCGCCCAGCACCGCGTTGCGCAGATGGCCGATGTGGAAAGCCTTGTGGGTGTTGGGCTGGGAGAACTCCACCATCACCCGCTCCCCCTTCGGAGCCCCCCGGCCGTAGTCCGGCCCCTCCCGGAGGACGGTCTCGATGACCGAGCGGGCGACCTGGGAAGGGTTGAAATAGAGGTTGAGATAACCCCGCACCGCCTCCACCCGCTGGAAGCGGGGATCCGCGCGAAGGGTCTCCCGCAGCTGCTCCGCCAGACGCTCGGCGATCTCCTGAGCCCGGGCGGGGACGTTCAGGTCCGGCCGGCTCTTCTTCTCCTGAGCGGCCAGCTGCATCGCCAGGGGGGTCGCCATTCCCCAGGTGTAATCAAAGGGGAGATCCCGCCACTCGATCCCTGAAGGCTCCGGGAGACCCAGGGTCCGCAGGGCGCGGCGGACCTGCTCGGAAGCCCACTCCCGATACGCGGAGAGGATCATCGCGCCGGATCCTCCTGAGGTTCCGTATAAACCAACAGAGGCCGCCTTCGGCGGCCCCTGTGGGAACCCATGGCGCGCCCGGCAGGATTTGAACCTGCGACCTTTGCCTCCGCAGGGCAACGCTCTATCCAGGCTGAGCTACGGGCGCACCTGCTATCCTCATTTTAACACAATCCCCCTGCCTTGACAAGAGCATTGCGTCGGACGAGCCCCGCTCCTCTCACGGCTGGTGCGGGTTGAAGGTCCGGATGAAGGCGATGATGTCCGCCAGATCCTGATCCGTCAGGGCCGGGTTGCCCCCCTTCGGCGGCATATCCACCCCCGTCGTGTTCGCCGGATCCGTCGCCGGCCGCCCCTTCTTGATAAACTCCAAAAGCTGAACGTCCGTCTGCTGCCGCACGAAGGCGCTGGTCGTCAGATCCTTCCCCAGCCCCGGCAGCCCCTTGGCGTCCGGCCCGTGGCACGAAGCGCACGTGCCCAAAAACAGCTCCTTCCCCTTCTCCGCATCTCCCTTCAGGGCCACCGCCGCCGGCGTGGGGTTCGTCGCCGGAGCAGAGATGGGGGCGCTTCCCTCCGTCGGCGCAGCGGGAGCGGATCCCCGAGGCTGCGGCATCGGATAGAAGATCACAGCCAGGACGACGAGCAAAGCCAGCCCGCTGATCACAAAGGGCCAGGGGCCGATGCGCTGGGAAGGAGCGGCCGGCGCAGCGGGAGCCTCTCCGACAGGGGCCACCGCCGGACGAGCGGGGGCGGGCGCCTGCCCATAAGCCGCCTGCACCTCCCGGGTCAGCCAGGGCAAGAGGAGCGCCAGGATCCCCGCCAGCACCAGCGTCGCACTCAGGACGCCGCCGATGAGCAAAAGCAACGAAATAGGTGAAAGGCCAGGCATCGATCCCACCTCGATTGGAAATGATGCCTTCGATGCGCGATCCGGCGCCTCGTTCGGATCTCCCTCGAAACACCGCCGCGGCTTAACGATCCCCTCGAATTCTATGGGAAGCCCCTCTCCTCGTCAACCTGTGCCGCGCACTTTTTGGGGATACGGCTCCAGATTCCACCGCCCAAATTCCCCGGAGCCGGGGCTCTTTCGCGAAGCCGGGAACCGCTGGGGGCCTCAGGAGCGGCGAAGCGAGAGGGCGCGGGGCTGCGCCTCGCGGTCCGGCTCCGGGGACGGGCGCAGGAACCGATGGGCCAGGTTCAGGGTCAGCAGCCAAGCCAGTGTGGACTCAGCGCCCTGATGGACGCTGACCTCGGTGGCCTCCAGCCCATCCCGGCATCCACCGGTTTTCAGATCGGCCAGCGCACATCCCCGATCGTTCCACCCCAGGAACCAGCCCACACAGCGCTCCAGCACCTCCAGCCAGATTCGATCCTCCGTGGCCCGCCAGGCCCAGGCCGCCGCCTCCGCCATGGCCGCTCCCTCAATGGGCTGCTGGGCGAAGCGCGCCTTCTCCCCTCCCCGGGGGAACCAGCCCCGGTTGCCTACGAAGGAGAGATGTCCTCCCTGAGGGTTCGTCTGGATCTCCACCAGCCAGTTCAGGACCACAAGCCCCCGCTCCATCCAGCGAGGTTCCTGGAGACTGTAACCCGCAGCGATCAGCGCCGCCGGCAGGATGCCATTGTCATAAGTGACCCGATCATCGCACCAGGGCCAGCCGGGCCGAGCATACGCCTCAAAACGCGCCTCCAGACGTCGGGTCAGCTCGAGGCAACCCGCCCGGATCCTCCGATCCCCAGGGAATCGTTGCAACATCGCCACCCCGCCCAGGATGGCATAGGCCCACGGCCGGGGATGCTCCAGAGACCACGCCCCCGGCCAGGCTTCCTGGAACAGGGTCCATGCGGGCTCCGCGATCCCCTCCGGCCCGAAGGCGGCCGCCTCCCCCAGGGCCCACATCGCCCGGCCGTAGGCATCCTCCGAACCGGTCGATTCCAGCCATCGGCGATCATAGGCCATGAAATTCCGAAAACGCTGCGTCTCCGGGTTCCAGGCATACTGGAGGAAAGCCAGGTAAACCTCCATCAACGGGAGCAACGAGGCCTCTCCGGTCCGCTGCCATTCCCGCACGGTGAAGAGCAGGGCCCGGGCGTTGTCGTCCGTGCAGTAACCGAACCGACGGTCCGGGATGGTGAAGCGGGCATGCTGCAGCATACCGGTGTCGTCAGTGAGCCGGCGCAGGTGTTCGAGGCGGACGGCGGGAAGCCTCAGCGGCCGGGCCGGCAGCCACGCCGGCCGGAGGCCGGGCCGCGGGCGCTCGAGGACCTGACGGAACAGCTCCAGATAGCGAGCGCCGACGATGGGCCACGCCATCTCCCGCCCTCGCGCGTAGGCCGCCCGACGCAATCGATCCCACTCCTCCGGGTTGGAGAGCAACTGATCCAGGGCCCGGGCCATCGCCTCCGGATCCCGGAAGGGGACCAGGAGGCCTCGTCCCTCCCCCAGCATCTCCTCCGCATACCAGGAGGGGGTGGAGACGATGGCCTTCCCGCAGGCCAGGGCATAGGTAAGGGTTCCGGAGACGATTTGCTCCCGCGCCAGATACGGCGCCACGTAGATATCGGCGGCCATCAGGAAGGTCAGGAGCTCCTCTCGATCGAGGTAGCGATCGACGAAGTGGATGTGCTCCTGCAACCCGGCTCGCGCGATCTCCTCCTCCAGGAACCGGCGATAGGCCTCGCCGAACCGTCGGCGCACCTCCGGATGCGTGGCCCCCACCACCAGATACAGAAGATCGGGATGGTGGGGGACCAGGCGTTTCATCGCCTCGATCATCGTTTCAATGCCCTTGTTCGGGCTGAGCAGCCCAAAAGTGAGCAGGACGCGACGCCCATCCAGGCCCAGGCGCGCTTTGTAGGGCCCGGGATCCTCCAGGGGCATCGCCGGCGCGCCATGGTCGATTCGGGTGATGCGCTCCGCGGGTACCCCATAGCGCTCCACCAGGAACTGACGGGCCCGCTCCGCCATCACCACCACCTGATCCGCCCGTCGGGCCAGGGCGATGAGCACGCGCCGCTGGCCCTCCGAAGGCTCATAGAGGACCGTGTGCAGGGTGACCACGAGGGGCTTGCGCAAGCGCTCCACCAGCTCCAGCACATACGCCCCGTCCGGCCCGCCGAAGATCCCATACTCATGCTGGAGACACACCCCATCGATGGGTGCCTGGTTCAGGTAAGCGGCGGCCGCCCGGTAATCCTCCGGGACATCGGCCCGGATCTCGAAAACCACCTCGGGCCCGTAATCGTAGCGTTGCGGGGGGTTGGTGAGGGCGACCACCTGAACGGTGGAGAGGAAGGGCGAAGGATTTTCCGCCCCTCCCTGGGATGTCCCCTGGGCTTCCGCCATCGCCTTCGCCAGATCATGGGTGAACGTCGCGATCCCGCACGGACGGGGCACGTAGGTCCCCACCAGCGCGATGCGCAGACGCTCCCCCATCGGATTTCCACCTCCTCGCCAGGTTTTTCCCGAAGGAAAAAGCTTTCTTCCTACATCGGCGCATGCAGGAGATAATCCAGGAGCGTTCGCAGGTCCGCCGTTGCCAAAGCGACGCAGGTGTCGGCAGCGCCGTAATACATCAGCAGCTCGCCGGAGTGAGGGTCCACCACCGCGCCGCACGGGAAAGTCACGTTGGGCACGTCCCCAACCCGCTCGTAGGGCGCGCGGGGGCCGAACACCCACTCCGCGCTGCGCCGGATCACTTTCCGCGGGTCCTCCAGATCCAGCAACGCCATCCCCACCCGATAGATCCGGCCAGAGGCGGTCTGACGCACGCCGTGATACAGGATCAGCCATCCCTCCGGGGTCTCGATGGGCTGGGGTCCCAGGCCCACCCGATCCGAATCCCACCAGCCCCCGGGGCGGGCCTCGATGATCACTGTGTGGTCCCCCCAATGCCGCAGATCCGGGGAGAAGGAGATCCAGATGTTGGGCCGGGCGCCGGGCGAGGTAGGCATCGGCCGGTGGATCATCGCCCAGCGTCCTCGAAAGCGCCGGGGGAACAGGCTGGCATCTTTATCCTCCGGAGGCAGGATCGGCCCCAGACGATGGAAAGTTCTGAAATCCGAGGTCGTGGCCAGGGCCACCAGCGGCCCCCCACGGGAATAGGCCACATAGGTCACCGCATAAAGCCCCTCCTCCTCCAGAAAGACGATGCGGGGATCCTCGATCCCCCAGAACTCCTCCGGATGGCGGAGCGGATCCGGCAACAATGTGGGCTCCGGATCCACCCGCCAGCCGCTCCGCCCATCCGGGCTGCGGGCCACGGTGAGATGGGAAAGCCCCTGGAAATCCTCCACCCGCACCAGGAGGAGGACTTCATCGTTGAAACGGGTGGCGCCCGGGTTGAACACGGAGTTGGCCGGATACGGCCAGTCCCCGGCCGTCAGGATCGGGTTGCCCGGATAGCGATGGAACAGCTCCGGCATGCAAGCCCTCCGGTCGAGGGATCAGTGATCCACATTCAACTAATATCTCAGAAACATCAGAGGGAAGTTAGCGTGCCTGGTATAATCGGAAAGGCCGGAGCCCCATCCTATCGGAGGAGCATGCCGCGTTGCGCCTGCTGATCACCGGCGTCGGCGGATTCGTCGGACGACACCTAACTGCCGCCCTGGCCCAGGACACGGACTGGGAGCTCTGGGGCTGGGCGCGACGGCCCGTCGACGGGCTGCCCGATCGCTTGCAGATGATGTCCGTGGACCTGCGCAACCCGGAGGAGGTGCAGCGCGCCCTCGCCCGGGTGGCTCCGGAGGGCATCATCCATCTCGCCGCCCAGTCAGACGTGGCGGAATCCTGGCGGGATCCATGGGGGACCTTCGAAACCAACGTGCGGGGGACGCTGAATCTCCTGGATGGCTTGCGGGCCCTGGGCCTGCGGCCTCGGGTCCTCATTGTGACCTCTAATGAGGTATATGGCCTCGTCCGGCCCGAGGAGCTCCCCATTCGGGAGGAGCAGCCCCTGCGACCGGCCAACCCCTACGGCCTCAGCAAAGTCGCCCAGGACGGGCTGGCCGCCGTGTATGCGAGGGCCTACGCCCTGCCCATCATCCGGGCCCGCCCGTTCAATCACATCGGGCCAGGGCAGGACCCCCGCTTCGTGGTGCCCTCCTTCGCCCGGCAAATCGCCTGGATCGAGGCCGGCCTCCAGGAGCCCGTCCTGCGGGTGGGCAACCTGGAGGTCCAGCGGGATTTCACCGACGTGCGGGATGTGGTCCGGGCCTACCGGCTGCTCCTGGAACGCGGGGAGCCCGGGGAGGTTTACAACATCGGCTCCGGACGCCCCCGCTCCATCCGGGAGGTGCTGGAAACCATGCTGGCCATGGCTCAGGTGGAGGTGCGCATCGAGGTAGACCCTCAACGCCTCCGGCCGGTGGACATCCCCGTCAGCGTGGCGGACACCACCCGGATTCGGGAGCGGGTCGGCTGGCAACCCCTCATCCCCTTCGAGCAATCCCTGCGGGACGTGCTGGAGGAGTGGCGGGCGCGCGCCCGGGAGGCGCGCTCCCGCACCTGAGCTCAGGGATCCGTGGAGAGGATCCCGGCCTGGCGGATCCGGATGAATCGCAAACCCTGAAGGAGGAAGAAGCACGATGGAGCGGAAGCGAGCGCTGATCACCGGCATCACCGGACAGGATGGCTCTTACCTGGCGGAGTTCCTGCTGGAGAAAGGCTACGAGGTCATCGGGATGGTGCGTCGCACCAGCACCATCAATTTCGAGCGGATCCGGCACATCCAGGATCGGATCACGCTGGTGCAGGGAGACCTGCTGGATCAGTCCTCCCTGATCGACATCCTGCGGGAACACCGACCCCACGAGGTCTACAACCTGGCCGCCCAATCCTTCGTCCCCACCTCCTTCAAGCAACCGGTCCTGACCGGGGAGTTCACCGCCCTGGGGGTGACCCGGCTCCTGGAGGCTATCCGCCTGGTGGATCCCACCATCCGCTTCTACCAGGCCTCCAGCAGTGAGATGTTCGGGAAGGTCCGGGAGGTCCCGCAGAACGAGAACACTCCCTTCCATCCCCGCAGCCCGTATGGAGTGGCCAAGGTCTACGCCCACTGGATCACGGTGAACTACCGGGAGAGCTACGGGATGTTCGCTGTGTCGGGGATCTGCTTCAACCATGAAAGCCCGCGACGGGGGCTGGAGTTCGTCACCCGCAAGATCACCTACACAGCAGCGAAGATCAAGCTGGGCCTGGCCCACGAGCTGCGCCTGGGGAACCTGGAGGCCCGCCGGGATTGGGGATATGCCCCGGATTACGTGCGGGCGATGTGGCTGATGTTGCAACAGGACGAGCCGGAGGATTACGTCATCGCCACCGGGGAGACTCACTCCGTCCGTGAGTTCGTGGAGCTGGCCTTCGATTACCTCGGGCTGGATTGGAAGAAATACGTGGTGGTGGACCCCGCTCTCTATCGCCCTGCGGATGTGGACCTCCTGGTCGGGGATGCCACCAAAGCGCGGACCAAGCTGGGCTGGGCGCCCTCGGTGACCTTCGAGCAGCTGGTGAAGATTATGGTAGACGCCGACCTGGAGCTGGTAAAACAGGAATACGGGATCCAGGAGGGCTGAGATGACCGTCATCCGCTTCGGGACCGATGGCTGGCGCGGTCGCATCGCGGACGATTACACCTTCGCCAATGTGCGCCGGTGCGCCCAGGGTTTCGCCCGCTGGCTGCTGGATACCGGACAGGCGGAAGGCGGGGTGGTGATCGGCTACGATCATCGCTTCGCCTCCGAGCACTTCGCCGAGGCATGTGCGGAGGTCCTGGCCGGCAACGGCATCCGGGTCTATCTCTGCGACCGGGCCGTCCCCACCCCGGTGATCAGCTACAGCGTGGTGGCCCGGGGCGCCGCAGGGGCCATCAACATCACCGCCAGCCACAATCCCCCCACCGACAACGGCTTCAAGGTCCGCAACCGCTTCGGCGGGGCCGTCGATCCCCAGGGCCTGCGGGAGATCGAGGCCCGCATTCCCCCGGATGAGCAGGGGGTGAAGCGCATGCCCCTGGCGGAGGCCCGGGCGAAAGGCCTGGTGGAGATCTTCGACCCGGCCCCGGCTTATATCGCGCACCTCCAGCAGCTGGTAGACCTGGAAACCCTCCGCCAGGCGGACCTCACCGTTGTGGTGGATCCGATGTGGGGGAACGGGATCGGCTGGCTGCGGCGGCTGCTCTCCCCGGGGCGCATCCGGGTGGTGGAGATCCACGGCGAGCGCAACCCCATCTTCCCCCGGATGAAGCGCCCGGAGCCCATCCCGCCGAACCTGGACGACCTGCAGGAAAAGGTCCGGGAGCTGAAGGCCGACGCGGGGATCGCCACGGATGGCGATGCCGATCGCGTGGGGCTGGTGGACGAGCGGGGCGAGTTCGTTGATCAGCTTCGGGTCTACGGCCTCCTGGCCCTCTACCTCCTGGAGGTCCGCGGCCAGCGCGGCCCCATCGTCAAAACCCTCTCCACCACCTCCATGCTGGAGAAGCTGGGGGAGCGCTACGGAGTGCCGGTCTATGAGACCGGCGTGGGGTTCAAGTATGTGGCCCCGAAGATGCTGGAGACGGACGCCCTTATCGGTGGGGAGGAAAG is drawn from Thermoflexus hugenholtzii and contains these coding sequences:
- the gmd gene encoding GDP-mannose 4,6-dehydratase — its product is MERKRALITGITGQDGSYLAEFLLEKGYEVIGMVRRTSTINFERIRHIQDRITLVQGDLLDQSSLIDILREHRPHEVYNLAAQSFVPTSFKQPVLTGEFTALGVTRLLEAIRLVDPTIRFYQASSSEMFGKVREVPQNENTPFHPRSPYGVAKVYAHWITVNYRESYGMFAVSGICFNHESPRRGLEFVTRKITYTAAKIKLGLAHELRLGNLEARRDWGYAPDYVRAMWLMLQQDEPEDYVIATGETHSVREFVELAFDYLGLDWKKYVVVDPALYRPADVDLLVGDATKARTKLGWAPSVTFEQLVKIMVDADLELVKQEYGIQEG
- a CDS encoding GDP-mannose 4,6-dehydratase, whose product is MRLLITGVGGFVGRHLTAALAQDTDWELWGWARRPVDGLPDRLQMMSVDLRNPEEVQRALARVAPEGIIHLAAQSDVAESWRDPWGTFETNVRGTLNLLDGLRALGLRPRVLIVTSNEVYGLVRPEELPIREEQPLRPANPYGLSKVAQDGLAAVYARAYALPIIRARPFNHIGPGQDPRFVVPSFARQIAWIEAGLQEPVLRVGNLEVQRDFTDVRDVVRAYRLLLERGEPGEVYNIGSGRPRSIREVLETMLAMAQVEVRIEVDPQRLRPVDIPVSVADTTRIRERVGWQPLIPFEQSLRDVLEEWRARAREARSRT
- a CDS encoding phosphoglucomutase/phosphomannomutase family protein → MTVIRFGTDGWRGRIADDYTFANVRRCAQGFARWLLDTGQAEGGVVIGYDHRFASEHFAEACAEVLAGNGIRVYLCDRAVPTPVISYSVVARGAAGAINITASHNPPTDNGFKVRNRFGGAVDPQGLREIEARIPPDEQGVKRMPLAEARAKGLVEIFDPAPAYIAHLQQLVDLETLRQADLTVVVDPMWGNGIGWLRRLLSPGRIRVVEIHGERNPIFPRMKRPEPIPPNLDDLQEKVRELKADAGIATDGDADRVGLVDERGEFVDQLRVYGLLALYLLEVRGQRGPIVKTLSTTSMLEKLGERYGVPVYETGVGFKYVAPKMLETDALIGGEESGGFAFRGHLPERDGILAGLYLLDFMVRTGKRPSELIRWLFELVGPHYYSRIDVEFPPERREETRARLDQTQPHRLAGLQVVRIDRSDGYKFYLEDGGWLLIRFSGTEPLLRIYTETTVPERVALLLEEGRRLAGLEG